One Hippoglossus hippoglossus isolate fHipHip1 chromosome 5, fHipHip1.pri, whole genome shotgun sequence genomic window carries:
- the LOC117761741 gene encoding G-protein coupled receptor 22, whose translation METEGYRDLLETSDGQGVGLLDGGGEVGVEEGWSSPYPLGFQVSLTTVLMLELVLGFSSNLTVLVLYCAQSNLVDSVSNLVTVNLHVLDILVCVLCLPLTVAVILLPANDSGVGSLATLCCFHEACVTFTSVATAVNVLVISLDRYDISVRPASRLLTPRRAALLLAAVWVVSLAVFFLPFLEGDFFSSTVEDGEDEEPERQNNESEFTTGLTTIFSSPSPSVLPSTHPSSASHHLSPVWQNRTLLCVGGQGYYTGLAMYYHLLLQVPCFFIAVIVMLFTYSKILQALNIRIGSHIMRGSRSKDSTCRIRCRRQKKKDLSLPTEVVSSNQNQNLSHPPLIPSPTPTPTSPPPLSSMPQGMSDSGATVTTVSTAATTPIATTPATPASPIPASASASTMQTHATSPLPASSMGVQASVSAIIALRRAVRRHRDRRERQRRVLKMSLIIISTFLGCWAPLSLVNVLILCMGPSDSLVRIRLCFLAMAYGTTIFHPLLYAFTRQKLRRALKTRVKKRVVSLLQVDPAVSGGTVIHNSWVEGGGQRKSRKPRVEASEGTDRCLTEAVKE comes from the coding sequence ATGGAGACCGAAGGCTATCGTGACCTCCTGGAGACCAGTGACGGCCAGGGGGTAGGCCTGCTGGATGGCGGCGGCGAGGTGGGTGTGGAGGAGGGCTGGAGCTCGCCCTACCCTCTGGGCTTCCAGGTGTCTTTGACCACTGTGCTGATGCTGGAGCTGGTGCTGGGCTTCAGCAGCAACCTGACAGTGCTTGTGCTCTACTGCGCTCAGTCAAACCTGGTGGATTCAGTCAGCAACCTGGTCACGGTCAACCTCCATGTGCTGGACATACTGGTCTGTGTGCTGTGTCTGCCGCTCACTGTGGCTGTGATCCTGCTGCCTGCTAACGACAGTGGAGTCGGCAGCCTGGCCACGCTGTGCTGCTTTCATGAGGCCTGTGTCACGTTCACCAGCGTGGCGACAGCGGTCAATGTGTTGGTGATCAGTCTGGACCGATATGACATCTCTGTGCGTCCGGCGAGTCGTCTGCTGACCCCCAGGCGTGCTGCGCTGCTCCTGGCAGCAGTATGGGTTGTATCTCTGGCTGTCTTCTTCCTGCCCTTCCTTGAGGGGGACTTCTTCTCTTCAACGGTAGAGGATGGCGAGGATGAGGAGCCAGAAAGGCAGAATAATGAGTCTGAATTCACCACTGGACTGACTACCattttttcctccccctctccctccgtATTACCCTCCACTCACCCATCCTCCGCTTCACACCACCTGTCACCAGTATGGCAGAACAGGACACTGCTGTGTGTCGGAGGGCAGGGGTATTACACAGGCCTGGCAATGTATTACCACTTGTTACTCCAAGTGCCCTGCTTCTTCATCGCTGTGATCGTCATGTTGTTCACCTACTCCAAGATCCTACAGGCCCTCAACATCCGCATTGGCTCCCACATTATGAGGGGTTCACGTTCAAAGGACTCCACCTGCAGGATACGTTGCAGAAGGCAAAAGAAGAAGGACCTGAGCCTGCCCACAGAGGTAGtgtcctccaaccagaaccagaaccttagccatcctcctctcatcccctctCCCACACCTACACCAACATCCCCCCCGCCGCTCTCCTCCATGCCCCAAGGGATGTCTGACAGCGGAGCAACAGTCACCACAGTCAGCACTGCTGCCACCACCCCCATCGCAACCACACCGGCTACCCCTGCTTCTCCCAttccagcttcagcttcagcctCAACAATGCAGACCCACGCCACCTCACCActgcctgcctcctccatggGAGTCCAGGCCTCAGTTTCGGCCATCATCGCTTTGAGGCGTGCAGTACGCAGACACAGGGACCGCCGGGAACGCCAACGTCGCGTCCTAAAAATGTCCCTAATCATCATATCCACCTTCCTGGGATGCTGGGCCCCTCTGTCCTTGGTCAACGTTTTGATCCTGTGTATGGGTCCCAGCGACAGCCTGGTGCGGATCCGCCTTTGCTTCCTAGCAATGGCTTATGGAACCACTATCTTTCATCCTCTGCTCTATGCTTTCACCAGGCAGAAGCTTCGCCGCGCTCTCAAAACACGGGTCAAGAAGAGGGTGGTATCCCTTCTGCAGGTGGACCCAGCTGTCAGCGGGGGGACAGTTATTCATAACTCATGGGTGGAGGGGGGAGGCCAGAGGAAGAGTCGTAAACCACGGGTAGAGGCCAGTGAAGGCACTGATCGATGCCTCACCGAGGCAGTGAAGGAATGA